Proteins encoded together in one Cicer arietinum cultivar CDC Frontier isolate Library 1 chromosome 4, Cicar.CDCFrontier_v2.0, whole genome shotgun sequence window:
- the LOC101504474 gene encoding uncharacterized protein, translating to MSESMKNQPSESHWWWLDNDTTVRRSPWLQSTLTELNEKTKAMLKLIEGEADSFAQRAEMFYKKRPELVSLVEDFYKTHRLLAERYDQVRPETAIRHLKTGESPTASFRQCQSEKLMSFDDHGYDSYYENCDVEESVESEIDDPEHEENAKFVDYIEHAEVHSVAANEVMKLRKEIERLGEEKKAHKDQIKLKNDILDEVMMLREQIERAQKENKVQKDELEKKDMICKEIVMKLMEEMEEIKRLKQKDTVCDEVVTKLMEEMEQLKKENEALKNELKMEGTICDEVMKLREEIEQLKKENDEVKKNELKQKDTICNEVMSLREEKERVREENRTQKNDLKLKDIEKIEVIRQLSSTIDVLKQENVLMRSFISKEFTQKWKKPFEFNKIIGDLSKKMFNGIPKNKPSIVAL from the exons ATGAGTGAAAGTATGAAGAATCAACCGTCAGAGTCACATTGGTGGTGGCTTGATAACGACACCACCGTTAGAAGATCACCATGGCTTCAATCTACACTCACTG AGCTGAATGAGAAAACAAAGGCAATGTTAAAGTTAATTGAAGGAGAAGCAGATTCATTTGCGCAGCGAGCCGAGATGTTTTACAAGAAGAGACCTGAGCTTGTGAGCTTGGTTGAAGATTTCTACAAGACACACCGCTTGTTAGCCGAACGGTACGATCAAGTTAGGCCAGAAACTGCAATTCGCCATCTGAAGACTGGGGAATCTCCTACTGCTTCATTCAGGCAATGTCAATCAGAGAAGTTGATGAGTTTTGATGATCATGGTTATGATAGCTATTATGAGAATTGTGATGTAGAAGAATCCGTGGAATCTGAAATCGATGATCCTGAGCATGAAGAGAATGCCAAATTTGTTGACTATATAGAACATGCAGAAGTTCATTCTGTGGCTGCAAATGAAGTGATGAAGCTGAGGAAGGAAATTGAGAGACTTGGTGAAGAGAAGAAGGCTCATAAGGATCAAATCAAGTTGAAAAATGACATTCTTGATGAAGTAATGATGCTGAGAGAACAAATAGAACGAGCCCAAAAAGAGAATAAAGTGCAGAAGGACGAACTCGAGAAGAAAGATATGATTTGTAAGGAAATAGTAATGAAGTTGATGGAAGAAATGGAAGAAATCAAACGACTCAAGCAGAAAGATACTGTTTGTGATGAAGTGGTAACGAAGTTGATGGAAGAAATGGAACAACTCAAGAAAGAAAATGAAGCACTGAAGAATGAACTCAAAATGGAAGGTACTATTTGTGATGAAGTAATGAAGTTGAGGGAGGAAATAGAACAACTCAAGAAAGAGAATGATGAAGTGAAGAAGAATGAACTTAAGCAGAAAGATACGATTTGCAATGAAGTAATGAGTTTGAGGGAAGAGAAAGAAAGAGTGAGAGAAGAGAATAGGACACAGAAGAATGATCTGAAGTTGAAAGACATAGAGAAAATAGAGGTTATAAGACAGTTGAGTTCAACAATAGATGTTCTGAAGCAAGAAAATGTGTTGATGAGAAGCTTCATATCTAAGGAGTTTACCCAGAAATGGAAGAAACCATTTGAGTTCAACAAAATTATTGGAGATTTGTCAAAGAAAATGTTTAATGGGATTccaaagaataagcctagtatTGTAGCTCTCTAG
- the LOC101504152 gene encoding tubby-like F-box protein 3: MSFRNMILDRKGFEVKFGYGMRSRSQSHCDVNVTDSSLVVDGLKQSCWANMPPELLRDVLLRIEASEDTWPARKHVVACAGVCRSWREIMKEIVKPPQTSCKLTFPISLKQPGPRDSLIQCYIKRNRSNQTYYLFLSLNQASTDDGKFLLAARKCRRATHTDYIISLNYDDVSRGSSTYIGKLRSNFLGTKFTVYDAHPPIFGAKVAKSRTTRLVSLKQVSPRVPALNYPIVHVSYDLNVLGSRGPRIMQCVMDSIPASAVEPGGVAPTQTRFLHSRIDTSPSIPFFRSKSTRTENLQPVPSSPSQNDGMLVLRNKAPRWHEQLQCWCLNFNGRVTVASVKNFQLVASPKNGVSEQAQENVILQFGKVGKDVFTMDYQYPISAFEAFAICLSSFDTKIACE; encoded by the exons ATGTCGTTTAGGAATATGATTCTGGATAGGAAGGGATTTGAGGTGAAATTTGGGTATGGTATGAGATCAAGGTCACAGTCACACTGTGATGTTAATGTTACCGATAGTTCTTTGGTGGTTGATGGTTTGAAGCAGAGTTGTTGGGCTAATATGCCTCCTGAGCTTTTGAGAGATGTGCTTTTGAGAATTGAAGCATCAGAGGATACTTGGCCTGCTCGGAAACATGTTGTTGCGTGTGCCGGTGTTTGCCGGAGTTGGAGAGAAATTATGAAGGAAATTGTTAAACCTCCTCAAACATCATGCAAGTTGACATTCCCTATCTCATTGAAGCAG CCTGGTCCAAGGGATTCTCTCATTCAGTGCTATATCAAACGAAATCGGAGTAACCAAACATATTATCTTTTTCTCAGTTTGAACCAAG CCTCAACTGATGACGGCAAGTTCCTTCTTGCTGCACGCAAGTGCCGACGTGCAACCCACACTGACTACATCATTTCTTTGAACTACGATGATGTATCGAGAGGGAGTAGCACCTATATTGGGAAGTTGAG ATCAAATTTTCTGGGCACCAAGTTTACAGTGTATGATGCACACCCTCCAATTTTTGGAGCTAAAGTTGCAAAGtctcgtaccaccagactagtTAGTCTCAAGCAAGTGTCTCCAAGAGTTCCTGCTCTCAACTATCCCATTGTGCATGTCTCATACGATTTGAATGTTTTGGGCTCTAG GGGTCCTCGAATAATGCAATGCGTTATGGATTCCATCCCTGCCTCAGCTGTTGAACCTGGAGGCGTGGCCCCAACACAGACTCGATTTCTTCATAGCAGAATTGATACTTCTCCGTCTATCCCATTCTTCAGATCAAAATCAACCCGCACAGAGAATCTCCAACCAGTTCCTTCGAGTCCTAGTCAAAACGACGGAATGCTGGTGTTAAGAAACAAGGCTCCTAGGTGGCATGAACAACTCCAATGCTGGTGTTTGAACTTCAATGGACGTGTGACAGTTGCTTCAGTTAAAAATTTCCAGCTGGTTGCTTCTCCTAAAAACGGAGTTTCTGAGCAGGCTCAGGAAAATGTTATTCTGCAGTTTGGAAAAGTTGGAAAGGATGTATTCACCATGGATTACCAGTATCCAATCTCTGCCTTTGAAGCATTTGCAATATGCCTTAGCAGCTTTGACACCAAGATTGCTTGTGAATGA